The following coding sequences are from one Microbulbifer sp. TB1203 window:
- a CDS encoding SapC family protein: MTTNQAPKIVPLRSDVHRNLKVSELGSFEHVKNSHMVPVTAHEFSRLGAEYPIVFVKNSDTGQFQSVALLSLKVGENLFVEDGQWQGVFVPGCIRNHPFVLAPNGQEQEQLMVALIENSPLVTEEEGNALFTESGEETDYLKTKKQTLVSFLESDQMTKAFVKVLVDMELLTAQSVSVNAGEEKINLNGLYIVDEKKLNELSEEQFEDFRKRGFLPPIYAQLGSLHQLSKLAKMQASA, translated from the coding sequence ATGACGACTAACCAAGCCCCCAAAATCGTTCCCCTGCGCAGCGACGTTCACCGCAACCTGAAGGTGAGCGAGCTGGGCAGCTTTGAGCATGTGAAGAACAGCCATATGGTTCCGGTGACTGCGCACGAGTTCAGCCGCCTCGGGGCCGAATACCCGATTGTTTTTGTCAAGAATTCCGATACCGGGCAGTTCCAGTCGGTGGCTCTGTTGAGCCTGAAGGTGGGGGAGAACCTGTTTGTAGAGGACGGCCAATGGCAGGGCGTATTTGTGCCGGGCTGTATCCGCAACCATCCCTTTGTGCTGGCGCCGAATGGCCAGGAGCAGGAGCAGTTGATGGTCGCTCTGATCGAGAACAGTCCGCTGGTGACCGAGGAGGAGGGGAATGCCCTGTTTACCGAATCGGGCGAGGAGACGGACTACCTGAAGACCAAAAAGCAGACTCTGGTCAGTTTCCTGGAGAGCGACCAGATGACCAAAGCTTTTGTAAAGGTATTGGTCGATATGGAATTGCTGACGGCTCAATCGGTTTCAGTCAACGCCGGAGAGGAAAAGATCAACCTCAACGGGCTCTATATCGTCGATGAGAAGAAGCTCAACGAGCTGAGTGAAGAGCAGTTTGAGGACTTCCGCAAGCGGGGTTTCCTGCCGCCTATATACGCCCAGCTGGGATCCCTGCATCAGCTGTCCAAATTGGCCAAGATGCAGGCAAGTGCCTGA